The window TTCTCCCACGAAACATAGAATTTAGTGGATTTTGAAAAGCAAATTCCACGAAATTTTCAAAAAATGCCACGAACCAAACGCCTCGTTATTAGAATAGTCAGTAATATTCCTATAAAAGTAATATTCCTATAAATTAATCCGTATGAAATAATTGTACGTGTACCTGAAGCAACTTACAAGTACGCTCATTATTTTAAATATCTTAATACATTTACACATTTATAAAAAACATGTTAGTTCAAAATAATGATTTCACCAAAATATGATAAATCAGCTGCTTGAATTTGAAAAAAGCTTCCAATATCATCATCACATCCACCCCCACAACACCAACCTAAACATAAATACGACACAATTATGATGAATGGAGCAGGACTaccaaattattaaataaaaaatattctCCAAATCAATAAAAATACCAATAATTAAATTTAGGTCTCCCAATCCTTTATACCTAATTACATTACATACAGCCAGCCATATTTCATCTCCCTGTTTAGgtgctgtgtgtgtgtgtgtgtgtgtgtgtgtgtgtgtaatgggAGTGTGTGGATCAAAAGAACAAGGTTGTGTGCGAGTAGGTTCactacagaagaagaagaaacataatcataatcatcatcatgttCATCATGCAGATGGAGAAATAATCAAAATTAGCAGAAGAAAAAGGAGATTGGGACGAAAGAAACAAAAGACTGCTGCAGTTACAAATCGTTATTCATCTAGGAGTAAAGTTGATCCTTCTGTTGATGCTTCCATTCCTATCGATCGTTCATATTGTTATAACCCTACATTTCatggtaatattaattaatattaatttatatatactgAATGTTGAATATTGATGTCTGGATTCTAAATTAGGGTTTCGCATTTGTTTGTTGAGTGTGGACTATCGAAAAGTAATTCGTATGAATTGAAATAAGAATCTGAACTGGAATCATATGAGCAATTAGGGACAGTTCAGGAGTAATTATAGTTATAGTTTATTTCAACAATTAATTTTTATTTACAGTAACTTAGCTAAGCTATTGATTtaattaatttgattattatttgACAACAATTAATTTTTACTTATATTAACTTAACTACAATAATCActatagaaatagaaatacttgCAGAAGACAAAGTTgagaagcatatatatatatatatatatatatatatatatatatatatatatatatatatatatatatatatatattatattataataaaaaatattaaCAATACGAAGCTATAATGAAATTTATTAATGAGTCAAGTATTTGGATTTGGGAagtattagttttaaaattaaacaTAAGTAGTGGACTCTGTATGATAGGTTAACAAATTTGTAACCTTTTttgtttaatttattttttaaatttacTTTTGTGTGAATGCATCTTAACTGAAATCTATTCAAGTAGTACAATTTTGATCCATTTTATTTTTATCAGGTAGTACAGAGTGGTTCGATACTGTAACTCGGATCGATTCTGATGGTGAGGAAGATTTCTACAGCATTCAAGACGGTAAGCTATAAATATTAGCTTACGGCGATATCCAATTATAACAATTTCTTGAAATTATTCAATTTAATTTTGGTTTTTTATATTATGTTGAAATTATTATCCAGATATTGCATCACAAAGCAGCTCTATTAGTGCATCAGTGACTCCCCGAGTTTCTGATCGTGTCACGTGCTCTTCGTTCTCTGCATCTGAGTCCCTAGCGGCTAAACCGAGCGAACTACCACCCGAAAATGGATTTCAGATTTTCGGGAGACAAAACAATTGCTTGCCATGTCTAAATTGCACTACTTCGACAGACGTAAAGAGTAAATCGTTGTGTTCGAGCCCTCAAAGTGCACGTAAAAAAACGTCTTCACGACTTTCATTTAGATGGCGGGACGGGCAGCCCAATCTTTCTATATGTAAGACTCTTGATCCATTTGATGACCCGTTTCCTTTAGTCTGCCCATTTGTACTATTTAAGATATACTCTAACCTGTATATACTCATTCATAattatttgggtcgaaattgccacCTCTACAAAGGGCTAAATCTGATATtggttggttggttttaattttatttttttgtttatctTTATCTGTTTCAGTGTCCCCAAAAGGTATTTTACGAAGACCAATTGCAGGCTCTCAAGTTCCGTATTGTCCAATAGAGAAAAAAATGTCAGATTGTTGGTCACCACTTGATCCAAGTGTGTTTAAAGTACGTGGACATAATTATTTAAGGTATTAGCTTCACATTAGACATTTTCATTTCTAAATGAAACGTTTGTGTTGACCTTTCTAATATGACAAATTGTTCTTTGTGGTTTGTAGAGATAAAAAGAAGGAATGTGCTGCAAATCAAGCTGCTTTTTACCCTATTGGCGTTGATGTTTTTTTATCTCCTCGCAAAATTGATCATATAGCTCGCCTTATTGAACTTCCAAAAGTTGAACCATATGGAAAAATTCCTCCTTTACTTGTTGTAAATCTTCAAGTATGTCTTATTAACCTATTTTTTTATCGCGCTTTATTCTTTTATATCTTTATTAATCTTTTCGTTTTAGATACCTTTGTATCCGGCTGCTATATTTCAACATGAATATGACGGAGAAGGAATGAGTATTGTTTTGTACTTTAAGCTGTCCGAACATTACGACGAACTTCCTCTTCATTTTCAAGAAAATATCAGGGTAAAATAGTCATTCATTAGTCCTTGTGTAAATTAGCAATTAGCATTTATTTATCACAAAACATGGGTtaccatttatatttatttatattttgtattatGTTTTATAACAGAAAATAATCGATGATGAGGTGGAAAGGGTAAGAGGTTTCCCGGTAGATACAATTGCACCCTGCAGGGAAAGATTAAAGATATTGGGTCGGGTCACAAACTTAGAGGATCTTCAGTTGAGTTCTGCTGAAAGGAAACTTATGAATGCTTACAATGAAAAACCCGTTCTTTCACGTCCTCAGCACGAGTTTTTCTTGGtaattatactttttatgtttggtcAAAACTCGGTGAaagttggtcaaagtcaaactttgtcAACATACATCCAATTACTCCCTAAAAAGTCCCAACCGACTACTCCCTGATTAGCCATTTTTGTAGCCTTGCCCTTAATCAATTAATAATCTTGTATTGAAATTATTATGCAGGGAGAAAACTACTTTGAAATTGATTTGAACATGCACAGATTTAGTTACATCTCTAGAAAAGGTTTCGAAGCATTTCAAGATAGACTAAAACATTGCATCCTAGATTTTGGGCTCACGATCCAGGTTTGTTTTGTAAACGTATATTTTTAATCATTTAATTTGTTTACAGCGTCTCAATTATGTGTAGTCATCCTAAAAATGATGTTTCTGTTGGTTTTATTATAGGGCAACAAAGCTGAAGAATTGCCAGAATGTATTTTGTGTTGCCTTCAATTGAAAGAAATCGATTACACCAATTACAACCTACTTGGGTTCTAAGGTGTTTACTTGTTTGTTTTGAGTACAAATCATAAATTACGTAAAATCACATTGAAAATTATAATCTTTTAGCGAGTGTACAGCCGGCCATAAGCTATTCTGAATTTAAGATTATCTTTAAACAGTGACTTATTTACATAATAATTAACAACTAATTTAAAGTCTAAAGAAGCTCTTAATCACACGAAAACGACAATGTAATTGGATTGTTTAGTACTCAGAATATTCATCCAAAAGCTGCACGAAGTCCAACTGCATTTCGCGATCTCGGTTTAAGATCGACTCAACAAATGAAACAGAACTAGACGCAACCTCTACGATGTTTCCGTGTGATCTACACCCAACGTGCTATAGCCATTTACGTTTTCATCGTTTGCTGATATCATACCCACATTAGGCTCGTTAGTACACTCATGTTCTTGGCCTCCGACAAGATAATCACTCCAAATGGACGGAGAAGATGGCAAATTTGGTAAATTTACTTCAGTTGCaggtgatgatgatgaagaagatgaagttgcTTCATCGATGACTTGAAAATTAGCATTAATCAAGTTCATTGGAATATGTTGTTCTTGAAATGTATCTATCGTCGTTAATGAACTGTTGGCACACGAAAAATGTTGATCCGAAGGTCTCGTGTTATGTGGAGTGATCTCGGTGATGTTTCCATAATCAGAAAGAAGCTGACTGAACGGTTTATGGGTGATGGGATCGATCCCCATTTTAGTAAGCTTTTTCTTTAGTTTTGTGTTCCAGTGATTCTTAACGTCGTTGTCTGTTCTTCCTGGAAGTTGTTTCGCTATCAAAGACCACCTAAAGATACAAATCACAAGATACTACTGTAGATTATCAAGTATAGATAGTTGAGGAAACAAATTTTTTGACCATTTATACGTAAAGGGGTCGATTTTCGGTTGTGCTTTATGTCAAATGGTTTGAATCCAGAATTTTGGCTAAAGGAGAGGAAGTCAAATGGGTTTAATATGTCAAACGGGTTAAAAGTTGGCCAAAAGCAGTGTTTCAGAACTCAGAAATTACTAGGCGAATACTCGGTCTTTGCAATTCGGTTAGTACTCGACAAGTActcagtcaaacttggtcaactcgGCTAAAAATTGGGATCACTCgaaaatcggtcaaaactcggCAAAAACTCCGAAAATCCGTCCAAATTGGTCAAAATTCGTCCAAAatcagtcaaagtcaaacttagttAAACTCCCCTAGTATTCCCGAGttgccgagtactccctaaaaagtcccgaCCAAGTACTCCgtgagtagcgatttttgcaaccttggggAAATGTATATTCAACTTATACAACCTTTCATGATGTTCAATTGGATTACTAATATTTATTATAGTAACAACATTGTTATAGAAGTAAAACATAAAAATTTGAAGTTCTTATTAAATGAACCATATAGTCACATAGTTTAAAGCTGAAAAACTTCCGTTGACCAGTTTGTACTTATAATCGCTATTACCGCTAATATAAATACAAGAAAGTAACACTAAATtacgtcaattttgattgattcgACCGAATTTTCGACTTCTGATCGCGTTGACCGGACACTTCCCGCCTTTAACCCGAATTTTGACTGTTGACCGACTTATTAAACGCCGAGACGAGGTttggacgggctagtcaccaaaacgccgcaacggacGCCGTTTGCAACCATGCAAAATATTACCCATCTTTATTTGAACATGACATTTCAAAtccttattttattctttttattctTTTTTAAGACAACGTTTTAAATTTTCAATCGTATCGGTCTATGATCAAAAACCAAAGAATCTATCTATCTAGTAAAATTAAACCAtctacagaaaaaaaaaaataataataaataaataaattctaGTATATACCTGTGCAATTCGTTGTTGTCGAGCTTTTTTAGTTTGTGCATCGCGTTCATCAATCGAGGTATGTTTAGTCAACTGATGAGGATGATCAACTTTTTGATAACACGCATTGCACACATCATAATCAGGACAGATGTCACAATGCCAGCCTTGACCCGTTTCGATATCGAGACGGCATACGATGCAAATGCTGACAAATGCCATTATTGAAGAATGTTTAGCACGTCGTAACGTATCGTATTGATAATGATTCCGTTGACAAAGACTGATAAACGCTTGTCGGAAATCGAAGAATTCACATTCGATAATTTCGTCTTTATCTTTTGTATCAGTTGCCACGTCAACAATTTTGACCTACACAATTCATTAATTTCAACTTAATTATAATGAGATAGGATCCAAGTTAAACATGTGATATAGATATGGCATAAAATTATTGTTTCTTAGCTTATTCTTATAATGATACATGTAGATGTAGATGTATAGATGGGAACACATGTAACTGAAATTTAACATAATTCAGTTGTACAAGTCTTAGGTAGAATGTGAGtattcttataataatataaatgtagtTTTTGATAATCTTTAAACATGAATTAGGAATAAAATTAGATAATCTTTAAAGAGTTTCACAAATTTCTATTGTTGTCAGTATTCTTGTATAATCTTTAATCTTTAAGCTAGATTCGGATGAAGACTCTAACAACAATAGAAATTTGTGAAACTGTTTAAAGATTATCTAATTTTATTCCTAATTCATGTTTAAAGATTATCAAAAactacatttatattattataagaataCTCACATTCTACCTAAGACTTGTACAACTGAATTATGTTAAATTTCAGTTTCATGTGTTCCCATCTATACATCTACATCTACATGTATCATTATAAGAATAAGCTAGGAAAAAATAATTTTATGCCATATCTATATCACATGTTTAACTTGGATCCTATCTCATTATAATTAAGTTGAAATTAATGAATTGTGTAGGTCAAAATTGTTGACGTGGCTACCGATACAAAAGATAAAGACGAAAATATTGAATGTGAATTCTTCGATTTCCGACAAGCGTTTCTCAGTCTTTGTCAACGGAATCATTATCAATACGATACGTTACGACGTGCTAAACATTCATCAATAATGGCATTTGTCAGTATTTGCATTGTATGCCGTCTCGGTATCGAAACGGGTCAAGGCTGGCATTGTGACTTCAGTCCTGATTATGATGTGTGCAATGCGTGTTATCAAAAAGTTGATCATCCTCATCAGTTGACTAAACATACCTCGATTGATGAACGCGATGCACAAACTAAAAAAGCGCGACAACAACGAATTGCACTGGTATATACtagaatttatttatttattattttttttctgtagatGGTTTAATTTTACTAAATAGATAGATTCTTTGGTTTTTGATCATAGACTGATACGATTGAAAATTTAAAACTTTGTCTTAAAAAagaataaaaagaataaaataaggaTTTGAAATGTCGTGTTCAAATAAAGATGGGTAATATTTTGCATAGTTGCAAACGGCgtccgttgcggcgttttggtgactagcCTGTCCAAACCTCGTCTCGGCGTTTAATAagtcggtcaacggtcaaaagtcgggTTATAGGCGGGAAGTGTCGGGTCAACGCGATCAGATGTCGAAAATTCGGTCGAATCGATCAAAATTGACGTAGTTTAGTGTTACTTTCTTGTATTTATATTAACGGTAATAGCGATTATAAGTACAAACTGGTCAACCATATGTAAATATTAGACCGCAAATTCATATTATTTACCCATCAACGGATCGATTTGGGTTAAAGTTAATCCTCTAAAGATATAAAACAAATATATTGCTCAACACAAAAATGGTTTAGATTTGTTGAAAGTTTTCTAGAGTATATTTTTTATGACTAAAACCAGAGATCATTTTACAAATAACTATATCACCATTAAAATAatacttgcaaaaaaaaaaaaaaaaaacattttcttaacaAACGCTCAGTACTAACACTttattttaatatttttgttaaaacGCATagaaaataattttattattatcatgactaaaTTTGATCTGTTCTGTTTAAATAAGAAATACTCTGTACATATAAATTCTTACAATATATTTTTAATGGCTCAAACTCTTGTCTTATCATGTACTCCGTAAATGTAATGTAAATATATTAGGAGTTTGTTATTTTTAATTTAGATCCTTGATGTAAGCATGCAAAATTAAAAAATTTACAAGCTATAACGGGTAAGCTGTAAATTTAACAAAtgtatgatataataataataatattttctgTACTACCTGTTTATTGTATGTGGTCAATAAAATTGATCCGGACAAAGTATTTATTTTGTGACAGCAACCTAATTTCTGGCTTCGCCACTGCATATAGTGTTTGATGGACAACCCAACCCGACCCAAATCATATGGTATTAACCTGCAATAAAAAGATTCTTACCAATATGAACCTTTTTTTGCCCAGCAAACAAACCTGCCCAAACTACCCACCCTTACATATAACAACATGGTAGATATAGTTGGTCAAAACATGTAAACTTTATTACATTTCATAAATGGTCAGAATCGGATTTGATCTTGAGTTGCTACGATGAGGTCAAATGGGAAGAGTAACGTTACCTACTGCCTATGGTTTGATGGTACCTCAAAATGAGTTGTTCTTCATAAGGGGTAAAACTATCATGCTTAAGATCTGGCCGTAGATAATTCGTCCATCTCAGTCTACAACTTTTTCCACATCTATTAAGACCTGTATATTTATGTATAAACATAGCACGAGTCATTATAAAGTTTATCAAACGTGCGAATTTTAGAATTACAGAAAAATATAAAGTAACCTGCTTTTTGAGGAACAAATGTCCAATTCCCGATACCGTGGCTAGCAACATAGGCAAGAATCTTAGCATCTTCTTCGGCTGTCCACGGGCCTTTTTTGACGTGTGATTTATCACAACAAGGAGCTCGTCTTCCCATCGACTACTATTGCAATATGCAAATCGCAAATCACACACAGAAAACGCACAGTTGATCGTATGGTTGGTGATATGATTTTAGAAGCATTCATATAACAAGTGCTAAGGCAAAAAAAGCATGTAGATTGGCTTACTAAAATGACCATATTGCATGATCTCTTCATTCACTCTTAACATAACATGAAAAATAATATTCTCTCACTCATGTGCTTGGCTCCTCTAGCATTACAATATGCATGCTCCAAAAATCAAATCCAAATGGTCTAATAATTTGTATATTATGCAGTAGAAGTTGTACATGTACTGTTTATTTATAAGAAAGATACATTCAAATACAAAATAACAAGTTATCTTTCTTGTGTGAGATGAAAATAAAAGAAGTATGTAAACTGAAAATTACGTCAGCCTACAGTTTGCCTGGAGTTGACAAACAGGACTATTGTATAACACATGAATATGAGTTTAaaatagacaaaatttcattcctcgtccctgaactttacatcaactttaactcctcgtcctttttcttttttttgtgcatccctcgtccctaatgtatcacaattgtacatccctcgtcctcccgtctagtTTCTGTCAATTTCAGCCGTTTGTTCAGTCATGTGCAAACCATATGAGGGTACTttagtctttttattttattttatttattttctttattatttaacttATCATTTCTTCATCATCCTCATTTGAGATCTCAAGTTAATCATCcacaaattaaaaaccctaattttatacttctACAAAATCAAGAAATCAAATTATAAACTCGTCATC of the Rutidosis leptorrhynchoides isolate AG116_Rl617_1_P2 chromosome 5, CSIRO_AGI_Rlap_v1, whole genome shotgun sequence genome contains:
- the LOC139850347 gene encoding uncharacterized protein, whose protein sequence is MGVCGSKEQGCVRVGSLQKKKKHNHNHHHVHHADGEIIKISRRKRRLGRKKQKTAAVTNRYSSRSKVDPSVDASIPIDRSYCYNPTFHGSTEWFDTVTRIDSDGEEDFYSIQDDIASQSSSISASVTPRVSDRVTCSSFSASESLAAKPSELPPENGFQIFGRQNNCLPCLNCTTSTDVKSKSLCSSPQSARKKTSSRLSFRWRDGQPNLSILSPKGILRRPIAGSQVPYCPIEKKMSDCWSPLDPSVFKVRGHNYLRDKKKECAANQAAFYPIGVDVFLSPRKIDHIARLIELPKVEPYGKIPPLLVVNLQIPLYPAAIFQHEYDGEGMSIVLYFKLSEHYDELPLHFQENIRKIIDDEVERVRGFPVDTIAPCRERLKILGRVTNLEDLQLSSAERKLMNAYNEKPVLSRPQHEFFLGENYFEIDLNMHRFSYISRKGFEAFQDRLKHCILDFGLTIQGNKAEELPECILCCLQLKEIDYTNYNLLGF
- the LOC139846623 gene encoding transcription factor MYB35-like; amino-acid sequence: MGRRAPCCDKSHVKKGPWTAEEDAKILAYVASHGIGNWTFVPQKAGLNRCGKSCRLRWTNYLRPDLKHDSFTPYEEQLILRYHQTIGSRWSLIAKQLPGRTDNDVKNHWNTKLKKKLTKMGIDPITHKPFSQLLSDYGNITEITPHNTRPSDQHFSCANSSLTTIDTFQEQHIPMNLINANFQVIDEATSSSSSSSPATEVNLPNLPSSPSIWSDYLVGGQEHECTNEPNVGMISANDENVNGYSTLGVDHTETS